The Bradysia coprophila strain Holo2 chromosome IV, BU_Bcop_v1, whole genome shotgun sequence genome includes a region encoding these proteins:
- the LOC119085901 gene encoding nicotinamide riboside kinase 1-like, translating to MNWLIIGITGVTCSGKSTLARSIVSEISANKVSFSNNITIGAVKLVKQDDYFHPKTSTEHIWIPEFNYINREVLSALNMNKMCEHLNEILGSTYQPYQRKEEESVLNVLVIEGYLIFNCTRISELCQLKIDVRLTYDACFERRKTRIYNPPNPPAYFEKIIWPFYLKHRNEYENTLGLQVMNGELSEEVVLRQALDHIVDFVNKK from the coding sequence ATGAACTGGCTCATCATTGGAATAACAGGTGTTACCTGTTCCGGCAAGTCCACATTAGCCAGATCTATAGTCAGTGAAATAAGTGCCAATAAAGTCAGTTTCTCTAATAATATTACAATTGGTGCGGTGAAACTAGTGAAACAGGATGACTATTTCCACCCAAAGACATCCACCGAGCACATCTGGATACCAGAATTCAATTACATCAATCGTGAGGTCTTAAGTGCACTGAATATGAACAAAATGTGTGAGCACTTGAATGAAATTCTCGGTTCGACGTATCAACCGTACCAGAGGAAAGAGGAGGAAAGTGTTCTCAACGTTTTAGTCATTGAGGGATACTTGATATTTAACTGCACGCGTATAAGCGAATTGTGCCAACTAAAAATCGATGTACGATTGACCTACGATGCATGTTTCGAAAGACGAAAAACTCGCATTTATAATCCACCCAATCCACCGGcatatttcgagaaaattatttggccATTTTATCTAAAACATCGGAATGAGTACGAGAACACTTTGGGACTGCAGGTGATGAATGGAGAATTATCTGAAGAGGTTGTCTTAAGGCAGGCGTTGGATCACATCGTTGATTTTGTtaataagaaataa